The following proteins are encoded in a genomic region of Ictalurus punctatus breed USDA103 chromosome 15, Coco_2.0, whole genome shotgun sequence:
- the LOC108276321 gene encoding EMILIN-3 — translation MKCPLCCLALLPLLLGLNLVDAKGTFYGNPYRFNLFKAGAGPHFNPGKPMTRHKNHCAYIVQKNITCTMQDGVATYVKADYTTKCIWGQKCPVVMYRTFFKPTYKVGHKTVTELEWRCCPGYSGENCFGGPTPGPDSIIPTFKGSIQGPRPGMKGFPWGHNKIPTPGSGLEIGIPLFPGGHHDNMPTGHVPPAGTSMGVSGERLDRMEQDLRRLSQGLDTLNGLISGLEDRLRVSLREDTTKMVSTLLGGAPRQPDSTVGFAVIPEGLPDTTEGGEGFPVLGELMGRVTEVKDELRVKSHMLDEIHGMVMGHDGQLKRLMEVPTGGIQTLMEKLLDERLAGVRAQILDGFERRLSDMENHCNEKIGQVQKNCHKEYLNGQEQHQQLLDGRETGLRKELGDLQAQIQGLTVTPGCCVQINDLSERTLHLEESVKGLTESQRQLQTVLSEQTMHLETMLDTRLRDVEGRLGKAELDDLGGGMGSLDGFKTLLEDKLKSLEERVFVAVEELSNATSPALLEGQVVPALGTEIENIRRRMEAGLDGVQKQLTDLELLCTSACSPVPSPDAALIQTEIEECKDLEKKISGRLDTHTDMLDHLNSTLQGLLFQIAQEDQEDSIQGEITLLKINVNSVNRTLKGLRDSVHLFTHEMSHVNSTWQDRQQRLTTQVHGIAKLVGQQGELLGAGERRLVQLKGELQGLRRRLSGELQGCRGTALDAHREVMGVESRVAQVEGQCSSLGELADQLERIRAELESHSDSYLAQVNGTLASHTQQLAQLKNGLQECVNKPVQ, via the exons ATGAAGTGTCCACTTTGCTGCCTCGCTCTGCTGCCTCTTTTACTGGGACTCAATTTGGTGGATGCCAAGGGAACGTTCTATGGAAACCCCTACAGATTTAATCTGTTCAAGGCCGGAGCCGGTCCACATTTTAACCCGGGCAAACCCATGACTCGCCACAA AAACCACTGTGCCTATATTGTCCAGAAGAACATCACCTGTACCATGCAGGATGGAGTGGCCACCTACGTGAAAGCGGATTACACCACCAAGTGCATCTGGGGACAGAAGTGTCCTGTCGTGAT GTATCGGACATTCTTCAAACCTACCTACAAGGTTGGCCATAAGACAGTGACAGAGCTGGAATGGCGCTGCTGCCCAGGCTACTCTGGAGAAAACTGCTTTGGTGGCCCTACGCCTGGCCCAGACTCCATCATACCAACATTCAAGGGCTCCATTCAAGGACCCAGACCTGGAATGAAGGGTTTCCCATGGGGTCACAACAAGATACCAACTCCTGGGTCAGGGCTGGAGATAGGCATCCCTCTTTTCCCTGGTGGTCATCATGATAACATGCCAACCGGACACGTGCCCCCAGCAG GTACAAGTATGGGTGTCTCTGGTGAGCGTCTAGATCGTATGGAGCAGGATCTAAGGAGGCTTTCACAGGGTTTGGACACTCTGAATGGTCTGATCTCTGGCCTGGAGGATCGTCTCCGTGTCTCGCTTCGTGAGGACACCACCAAGATGGTGAGCACCCTGTTAGGTGGGGCCCCACGCCAGCCAGATTCTACAGTGGGCTTTGCTGTCATCCCTGAGGGCTTGCCGGACACCACAGAGGGCGGTGAGGGCTTCCCGGTCCTTGGTGAGCTGATGGGAAGGGTGACAGAGGTAAAGGACGAGCTAAGGGTCAAGAGTCACATGCTGGATGAGATCCATGGTATGGTAATGGGCCATGATGGGCAGCTGAAGAGGCTGATGGAGGTGCCAACCGGGGGCATCCAGACGTTAATGGAGAAGCTGCTGGATGAAAGACTGGCTGGCGTCAGAGCACAGATCCTGGATGGGTTTGAAAGAAGGCTGAGTGACATGGAAAATCACTGCAATGAAAAGATTGGACAG GTTCAGAAGAATTGCCATAAGGAATACCTGAATGGTCAGGAGCAGCACCAGCAGTTATTGGATGGTCGTGAAACAGGCCTGAGGAAAGAACTGGGTGATCTTCAGGCTCAGATCCAGGGTCTGACAGTGACCCCGGGCTGctgtgttcagattaatgatCTCTCCGAGAGGACCCTGCATCTGGAAGAGTCTGTTAAGGGCCTGACAGAGTCTCAGAGGCAACTCCAGACCGTACTGAGTGAGCAGACAATGCACTTGGAGACAATGTTGGATACTCGCTTACGAGATGTTGAGGGCCGTCTGGGCAAGGCAGAGTTAGATGACCTGGGTGGAGGTATGGGATCCCTGGATGGATTTAAAACCCTTCTTGAGGACAAACTGAAAAGCCTGGAGGAGCGTGTTTTTGTGGCTGTGGAGGAATTAAGCAACGCCACATCTCCGGCGCTACTGGAAGGCCAAGTAGTGCCAGCATTAGGGACGGAGATTGAGAACATCCGTAGACGTATGGAAGCTGGTTTGGATGGTGTCCAGAAGCAATTAACAGATCTTGAGCTTCTTTGCACTTCAGCTTGCTCTCCGGTGCCCAGTCCCGATGCAGCACTTATTCAAACGGAAATTGAAGAGTGCAAAGACTTGGAGAAGAAGATTTCAGGGCGtctggacacacacacggatatgTTGGACCATCTAAATAGTACACTGCAAGGACTTCTCTTTCAAATTGCTCAAGAGGACCAAGAGGACTCAATACAGGGTGAAATCACACTCCTCAAGATTAATGTCAACTCCGTAAACCGCACCCTAAAGGGCTTGAGAGATTCCGTGCACCTTTTCACTCATGAGATGAGTCACGTTAACTCCACATGGCAGGATCGCCAGCAGCGGTTGACCACACAAGTGCATGGCATCGCCAAGCTTGTGGGCCAGCAGGGAGAGTTGCTTGGTGCTGGAGAGCGCAGATTAGTGCAGCTGAAGGGTGAGCTGCAGGGATTGAGGAGGAGGCTGTCAGGGGAACTGCAGGGATGTCGGGGCACAGCGCTGGATGCTCATCGTGAGGTCATGGGAGTTGAAAGCCGTGTAGCCCAGGTTGAAGGCCAGTGTAGCAGCCTGGGAGAGCTTGCTGATCAGTTGGAGAGGATTCGCGCAGAACTCGAGAGCCATTCCGACAGCTATCTGGCGCAGGTCAATGGCACCCTCGCTAGCCACACCCAGCAGCTTGCACAGCTCAAAAATGGACTTCAGGAGTGCGTAAACAAGCCGGTCCAGTAG